One Primulina huaijiensis isolate GDHJ02 unplaced genomic scaffold, ASM1229523v2 scaffold37775, whole genome shotgun sequence genomic window carries:
- the LOC140968734 gene encoding DNA mismatch repair protein MLH1 isoform X4, which produces MTARRKTLQNSADDYPKIVDLICRFAIHHKSVSFSCRKHGATRADVHSVATSSRLDAIRSVYGLSVAQQLMIIEASDDDPSSSIFKMEGLISNFNYIAKKATVVLFINDRLVECGALKRAIEIVYAATLPKASKPFIYLSIKLPPEHIDVNVHPTKREVSLLKQEVIIEKIQSVIESKLRNSNESRTFQEQQRMDSTSSVSMTESKDSPSHPSTSGSKSQKVPVHKMVRTDSQDPAGRLHAYLQIKPCSNQKGSSLLTSVRSSVRQRRNPRETADLSSIQQLAKEIDSCCHSELQDIVGHCTYIGMADDVFALLQHNTHLYLVNVVNLSKELIYQQVLRRFAHFTAIQLSDPAPLSELIMLALKEEDLDPEGNEDAELKEKIAEMNTELLKQKAELLEEYFGIYIDSSGNLSRLPIVLDQYTPDMDRVPEFILCLGNDVEWEDERTCFQTIAAAIGNFYAFHPPLLPNPSDDGLKFYKRDSSDGHEMRDTTKNSDSVKEDIDHELLSEAENAWAQREWSIQHVLFPSMRLFLKPPTSMATNGTFVKVASLEKLYKIFERC; this is translated from the exons ATGACTGCTCGGAGGAAAACGCTACAGAATTCTGCTGATGACTATCCCAAAATAGTGGACTTAATATGTAGGTTTGCAATCCATCACAAAAGTGTAAGCTTCTCTTGTAGAAAG CATGGAGCTACTAGAGCAGATGTTCACTCAGTTGCTACATCTTCAAGGCTTGACGCAATCAGGTCTGTTTACGGGTTGTCAGTTGCTCAACAGCTGATGATCATAGAAGCTTCTGATGACGATCCATCGAGTTCGATTTTCAAAATGGAaggtttgatatcaaattttaattacatAGCAAAGAAGGCAACTGTGGTGCTTTTTATCAATG ATAGACTGGTGGAGTGTGGTGCTTTAAAGAGGGCaattgaaattgtttatgctGCAACATTGCCGAAAGCATCAAAACCATTCATTTACTTGTCAATCAAATTACCGCCTGAGCACATTGATGTGAATGTGCACCCAACAAAGAGAGAG GTAAGCCTACTGAAACAAGAAGTTATAATTGAGAAGATACAGTCTGTCATAGAATCCAAACTAAGGAACTCTAATGAGTCACGGACATTTCAAGAGCAG CAGAGAATGGATTCGACATCTTCTGTTTCTATGACTGAGAGCAAAGATTCCCCTAGTCACCCTTCAACTTCTG GTTCAAAGTCGCAAAAGGTTCCAGTGCACAAAATGGTACGGACAGATTCGCAGGATCCTGCCGGAAGGTTGCACGCATACTTGCAAATTAAACCTTGTAGCAATCAAAAAGGAAGTTCTCTCTTGACCTCTGTGAG GTCTTCTGTCAGGCAAAGGAGGAACCCCAGGGAAACTGCAGATCTTTCTAGCATTCAGCAACTTGCTAAAGAGATTGATTCTTGTTGTCACTCTG AGTTGCAGGATATTGTTGGTCATTGTACATATATTGGGATGGCTGACGATGTCTTTGCTCTGCTTCAGCACAATACACACCTTTATCTCGTTAATGTGGTAAACTTGAG caaagaacttatttaccaGCAAGTCTTACGGCGGTTTGCCCATTTTACTGCAATTCAACTGAGCGATCCGGCTCCATTGTCAGAACTGATAATGCTTGCACTGAAAGAGGAGGATTTGGATCCAGAAGGCAATGAAGATGCTGAACTAAAGGAAAAGATTGCTGAA ATGAATACGGAACTACTTAAGCAAAAGGCTGAATTGCTGGAGGAGTATTTTGGCATTTATATTGATTCAAGTGGTAATTTGTCCAGGCTTCCAATTGTACTTGACCAGTACACTCCAGACATGGACCGTGTTCCGGAGTTCATTCTTTGTCTGGGCAATGAT GTTGAATGGGAAGACGAGAGAACTTGTTTTCAAACAATCGCTGCTGCTATTGGGAATTTCTATGCCTTTCATCCTCCGTTGTTGCCTAATCCATCAGACGATGGTTTGAAGTTTTACAAGAGAGATTCCTCTGATGGTCATGAAATGAGAGATACCACAAAAAATTCTG ATAGTGTGAAGGAAGACATTGACCATGAACTACTTTCGGAGGCTGAGAACGCGTGGGCTCAGCGTGAATGGTCAATTCAACATGTTTTATTTCCCTCCATGAGACTTTTTCTGAAGCCTCCTACTTCAATGGCTACAAATGGAACATTTGTCAAG GTGGCTTCACTGGAgaagctttataaaatttttgaaagatgCTAA
- the LOC140968734 gene encoding DNA mismatch repair protein MLH1 isoform X1 has protein sequence MDMEPPRIHRLDEAVVNRISAGEVIQRPLSAVKELVENSLDAGSTSISVTLKDGGLKLIQVSDDGHGIRYEDLPILCERHTTSKLSKFEDLQCIKSMGFRGEALASMTYVGHVTVSTITEGQLHGYRTTYRDGLMEHEPKPCAAVKGTQIMIENLFYNMTARRKTLQNSADDYPKIVDLICRFAIHHKSVSFSCRKHGATRADVHSVATSSRLDAIRSVYGLSVAQQLMIIEASDDDPSSSIFKMEGLISNFNYIAKKATVVLFINDRLVECGALKRAIEIVYAATLPKASKPFIYLSIKLPPEHIDVNVHPTKREVSLLKQEVIIEKIQSVIESKLRNSNESRTFQEQQRMDSTSSVSMTESKDSPSHPSTSGSKSQKVPVHKMVRTDSQDPAGRLHAYLQIKPCSNQKGSSLLTSVRSSVRQRRNPRETADLSSIQQLAKEIDSCCHSELQDIVGHCTYIGMADDVFALLQHNTHLYLVNVVNLSKELIYQQVLRRFAHFTAIQLSDPAPLSELIMLALKEEDLDPEGNEDAELKEKIAEMNTELLKQKAELLEEYFGIYIDSSGNLSRLPIVLDQYTPDMDRVPEFILCLGNDVEWEDERTCFQTIAAAIGNFYAFHPPLLPNPSDDGLKFYKRDSSDGHEMRDTTKNSDSVKEDIDHELLSEAENAWAQREWSIQHVLFPSMRLFLKPPTSMATNGTFVKVASLEKLYKIFERC, from the exons ATGGATATGGAGCCTCCGAGGATTCACCGCCTTGATGAGGCGGTAGTGAACAGGATTTCTGCCGGAGAGGTTATTCAACGGCCGCTTTCTGCCGTGAAAGAGCTCGTGGAGAACAGCCTTGACGCCGGTTCCACCTCTATCTCAGTAACTCTCAAGGACGGTGGCCTCAAACTTATCCAAGTCTCCGACGATGGACACGGCATTCGA TACGAAGATCTGCCGATTCTATGTGAAAGGCACACAACCTCGAAACTGAGTAAATTTGAGGACTTACAGTGCATTAAGTCGATGGGGTTTAGAGGGGAGGCTTTGGCAAGTATGACCTATGTTGGTCATGTCACAGTTTCGACTATTACCGAGGGTCAGTTGCACGGTTACAG GACTACATATAGAGATGGTTTGATGGAGCATGAACCCAAGCCTTGTGCAGCTGTTAAAGGTACCCAAATCATG AtcgaaaatttattttacaacATGACTGCTCGGAGGAAAACGCTACAGAATTCTGCTGATGACTATCCCAAAATAGTGGACTTAATATGTAGGTTTGCAATCCATCACAAAAGTGTAAGCTTCTCTTGTAGAAAG CATGGAGCTACTAGAGCAGATGTTCACTCAGTTGCTACATCTTCAAGGCTTGACGCAATCAGGTCTGTTTACGGGTTGTCAGTTGCTCAACAGCTGATGATCATAGAAGCTTCTGATGACGATCCATCGAGTTCGATTTTCAAAATGGAaggtttgatatcaaattttaattacatAGCAAAGAAGGCAACTGTGGTGCTTTTTATCAATG ATAGACTGGTGGAGTGTGGTGCTTTAAAGAGGGCaattgaaattgtttatgctGCAACATTGCCGAAAGCATCAAAACCATTCATTTACTTGTCAATCAAATTACCGCCTGAGCACATTGATGTGAATGTGCACCCAACAAAGAGAGAG GTAAGCCTACTGAAACAAGAAGTTATAATTGAGAAGATACAGTCTGTCATAGAATCCAAACTAAGGAACTCTAATGAGTCACGGACATTTCAAGAGCAG CAGAGAATGGATTCGACATCTTCTGTTTCTATGACTGAGAGCAAAGATTCCCCTAGTCACCCTTCAACTTCTG GTTCAAAGTCGCAAAAGGTTCCAGTGCACAAAATGGTACGGACAGATTCGCAGGATCCTGCCGGAAGGTTGCACGCATACTTGCAAATTAAACCTTGTAGCAATCAAAAAGGAAGTTCTCTCTTGACCTCTGTGAG GTCTTCTGTCAGGCAAAGGAGGAACCCCAGGGAAACTGCAGATCTTTCTAGCATTCAGCAACTTGCTAAAGAGATTGATTCTTGTTGTCACTCTG AGTTGCAGGATATTGTTGGTCATTGTACATATATTGGGATGGCTGACGATGTCTTTGCTCTGCTTCAGCACAATACACACCTTTATCTCGTTAATGTGGTAAACTTGAG caaagaacttatttaccaGCAAGTCTTACGGCGGTTTGCCCATTTTACTGCAATTCAACTGAGCGATCCGGCTCCATTGTCAGAACTGATAATGCTTGCACTGAAAGAGGAGGATTTGGATCCAGAAGGCAATGAAGATGCTGAACTAAAGGAAAAGATTGCTGAA ATGAATACGGAACTACTTAAGCAAAAGGCTGAATTGCTGGAGGAGTATTTTGGCATTTATATTGATTCAAGTGGTAATTTGTCCAGGCTTCCAATTGTACTTGACCAGTACACTCCAGACATGGACCGTGTTCCGGAGTTCATTCTTTGTCTGGGCAATGAT GTTGAATGGGAAGACGAGAGAACTTGTTTTCAAACAATCGCTGCTGCTATTGGGAATTTCTATGCCTTTCATCCTCCGTTGTTGCCTAATCCATCAGACGATGGTTTGAAGTTTTACAAGAGAGATTCCTCTGATGGTCATGAAATGAGAGATACCACAAAAAATTCTG ATAGTGTGAAGGAAGACATTGACCATGAACTACTTTCGGAGGCTGAGAACGCGTGGGCTCAGCGTGAATGGTCAATTCAACATGTTTTATTTCCCTCCATGAGACTTTTTCTGAAGCCTCCTACTTCAATGGCTACAAATGGAACATTTGTCAAG GTGGCTTCACTGGAgaagctttataaaatttttgaaagatgCTAA
- the LOC140968734 gene encoding DNA mismatch repair protein MLH1 isoform X2: MDMEPPRIHRLDEAVVNRISAGEVIQRPLSAVKELVENSLDAGSTSISVTLKDGGLKLIQVSDDGHGIRYEDLPILCERHTTSKLSKFEDLQCIKSMGFRGEALASMTYVGHVTVSTITEGQLHGYRTTYRDGLMEHEPKPCAAVKGTQIMIENLFYNMTARRKTLQNSADDYPKIVDLICRFAIHHKSVSFSCRKHGATRADVHSVATSSRLDAIRSVYGLSVAQQLMIIEASDDDPSSSIFKMEGLISNFNYIAKKATVVLFINDRLVECGALKRAIEIVYAATLPKASKPFIYLSIKLPPEHIDVNVHPTKREVSLLKQEVIIEKIQSVIESKLRNSNESRTFQEQRMDSTSSVSMTESKDSPSHPSTSGSKSQKVPVHKMVRTDSQDPAGRLHAYLQIKPCSNQKGSSLLTSVRSSVRQRRNPRETADLSSIQQLAKEIDSCCHSELQDIVGHCTYIGMADDVFALLQHNTHLYLVNVVNLSKELIYQQVLRRFAHFTAIQLSDPAPLSELIMLALKEEDLDPEGNEDAELKEKIAEMNTELLKQKAELLEEYFGIYIDSSGNLSRLPIVLDQYTPDMDRVPEFILCLGNDVEWEDERTCFQTIAAAIGNFYAFHPPLLPNPSDDGLKFYKRDSSDGHEMRDTTKNSDSVKEDIDHELLSEAENAWAQREWSIQHVLFPSMRLFLKPPTSMATNGTFVKVASLEKLYKIFERC, translated from the exons ATGGATATGGAGCCTCCGAGGATTCACCGCCTTGATGAGGCGGTAGTGAACAGGATTTCTGCCGGAGAGGTTATTCAACGGCCGCTTTCTGCCGTGAAAGAGCTCGTGGAGAACAGCCTTGACGCCGGTTCCACCTCTATCTCAGTAACTCTCAAGGACGGTGGCCTCAAACTTATCCAAGTCTCCGACGATGGACACGGCATTCGA TACGAAGATCTGCCGATTCTATGTGAAAGGCACACAACCTCGAAACTGAGTAAATTTGAGGACTTACAGTGCATTAAGTCGATGGGGTTTAGAGGGGAGGCTTTGGCAAGTATGACCTATGTTGGTCATGTCACAGTTTCGACTATTACCGAGGGTCAGTTGCACGGTTACAG GACTACATATAGAGATGGTTTGATGGAGCATGAACCCAAGCCTTGTGCAGCTGTTAAAGGTACCCAAATCATG AtcgaaaatttattttacaacATGACTGCTCGGAGGAAAACGCTACAGAATTCTGCTGATGACTATCCCAAAATAGTGGACTTAATATGTAGGTTTGCAATCCATCACAAAAGTGTAAGCTTCTCTTGTAGAAAG CATGGAGCTACTAGAGCAGATGTTCACTCAGTTGCTACATCTTCAAGGCTTGACGCAATCAGGTCTGTTTACGGGTTGTCAGTTGCTCAACAGCTGATGATCATAGAAGCTTCTGATGACGATCCATCGAGTTCGATTTTCAAAATGGAaggtttgatatcaaattttaattacatAGCAAAGAAGGCAACTGTGGTGCTTTTTATCAATG ATAGACTGGTGGAGTGTGGTGCTTTAAAGAGGGCaattgaaattgtttatgctGCAACATTGCCGAAAGCATCAAAACCATTCATTTACTTGTCAATCAAATTACCGCCTGAGCACATTGATGTGAATGTGCACCCAACAAAGAGAGAG GTAAGCCTACTGAAACAAGAAGTTATAATTGAGAAGATACAGTCTGTCATAGAATCCAAACTAAGGAACTCTAATGAGTCACGGACATTTCAAGAGCAG AGAATGGATTCGACATCTTCTGTTTCTATGACTGAGAGCAAAGATTCCCCTAGTCACCCTTCAACTTCTG GTTCAAAGTCGCAAAAGGTTCCAGTGCACAAAATGGTACGGACAGATTCGCAGGATCCTGCCGGAAGGTTGCACGCATACTTGCAAATTAAACCTTGTAGCAATCAAAAAGGAAGTTCTCTCTTGACCTCTGTGAG GTCTTCTGTCAGGCAAAGGAGGAACCCCAGGGAAACTGCAGATCTTTCTAGCATTCAGCAACTTGCTAAAGAGATTGATTCTTGTTGTCACTCTG AGTTGCAGGATATTGTTGGTCATTGTACATATATTGGGATGGCTGACGATGTCTTTGCTCTGCTTCAGCACAATACACACCTTTATCTCGTTAATGTGGTAAACTTGAG caaagaacttatttaccaGCAAGTCTTACGGCGGTTTGCCCATTTTACTGCAATTCAACTGAGCGATCCGGCTCCATTGTCAGAACTGATAATGCTTGCACTGAAAGAGGAGGATTTGGATCCAGAAGGCAATGAAGATGCTGAACTAAAGGAAAAGATTGCTGAA ATGAATACGGAACTACTTAAGCAAAAGGCTGAATTGCTGGAGGAGTATTTTGGCATTTATATTGATTCAAGTGGTAATTTGTCCAGGCTTCCAATTGTACTTGACCAGTACACTCCAGACATGGACCGTGTTCCGGAGTTCATTCTTTGTCTGGGCAATGAT GTTGAATGGGAAGACGAGAGAACTTGTTTTCAAACAATCGCTGCTGCTATTGGGAATTTCTATGCCTTTCATCCTCCGTTGTTGCCTAATCCATCAGACGATGGTTTGAAGTTTTACAAGAGAGATTCCTCTGATGGTCATGAAATGAGAGATACCACAAAAAATTCTG ATAGTGTGAAGGAAGACATTGACCATGAACTACTTTCGGAGGCTGAGAACGCGTGGGCTCAGCGTGAATGGTCAATTCAACATGTTTTATTTCCCTCCATGAGACTTTTTCTGAAGCCTCCTACTTCAATGGCTACAAATGGAACATTTGTCAAG GTGGCTTCACTGGAgaagctttataaaatttttgaaagatgCTAA
- the LOC140968756 gene encoding uncharacterized protein has product MATATPAHSPFSAAPPPSRRRRSPPHHHHILSPLTTKPTFKMPLTTSHRSIDIITCKATEVSQPSQLASASSGEDGKNWVPVVPLSALPKGERRVIIQDNETILLLWYKDDVFAIENRSPAEGAYSEGLLNAKLTQDGCIVCPTTDSTFDLRTGEIKDWYPKNPVLRVLTPPLRALFVYPVKTDGENIFISLGGIKSDASTEIVFSGKAQPGFTATDVNVDEVRMVIDEDLEGFGFTGKNELINGKAAIIGFLVLLDFELLTGKGLLKGTGFLDFIYSISNTLN; this is encoded by the exons ATGGCCACTGCAACACCTGCCCACAGCCCATTCTCCGCAGCTCCACCTCCCTCCCGCCGGCGCCGATCACCGCCCCATCACCACCACATCCTTTCGCCTCTCACCACGAAACCCACGTTCAAGATGCCTCTGACAACCTCTCACCGAAGTATTGACATAATCACGTGTAAGGCGACCGAGGTGTCACAGCCATCCCAATTGGCTTCGGCCTCCAGCGGCGAAGATGGGAAGAACTGGGTACCGGTGGTGCCGCTGTCTGCGCTGCCCAAGGGTGAGCGACGTGTGATAATACAGGATAATGAAACCATACTTCTGTTGTGGTACAAAGACGATGTTTTTGCTATAGAGAATAGGTCTCCTGCCGAGGGTGCTTATTCTGAAGGCTTGCTCAATGCTAAGCTCACCCAG GATGGATGTATTGTTTGCCCGACGACGGATAGCACATTTGATTTGCGAACCGGTGAGATCAAAGACTGGTATCCGAAGAATCCTGTACTTAGAGTCTTGACTCCGCCCCTGAGAGCTCTATTTGTGTATCCTGTGAAAACTGATGGTGAAAATATCTTCATAAGCTTAGGAGGAATTAAGTCAGATGCATCTACTGAGATTGTATTCAGCGGGAAGGCTCAGCCTGGTTTCACTGCCACAGATGTCAATGTTGATGAG GTGAGGATGGTGATTGATGAAGATCTTGAGGGTTTTGGTTTCACTGGGAAGAACGAATTGATAAATGGAAAGGCGGCCATAATCGGCTTTTTGGTACTGTTGGATTTTGAACTATTAACTGGTAAAGGTCTGCTCAAGGGAACTGGTTTCTTGGATTTCATTTATTCTATCTCAAACACCCTGAACTGA
- the LOC140968757 gene encoding small ribosomal subunit protein uS7-like: MATEDQQQDKLHNDVMLFNRWSYAEVQINDISVEDYITATAAKHPTYMPHTAGRYQAKRFRKAQCPIVERLTNSLMMHGRNNGKKLMAVRIMKHTMEIIHLLTDQNPIQVIVDAVINSGPREDATRIGSAGVVRRQAVDISPLRRVNQAIYLLTTGARESAFRNIKTIAECLADELINAAKGSSNSYAIKKKDEIERVAKANR, from the exons ATGGCGACCGAGGATCAGCAACAAGACAAGCTCCACAATGATGTCATGCTCTTCAACCGATGGTCCTACGCTGAAGTgcag ATCAATGACATTTCTGTTGAAGATTATATCACTGCCACTGCTGCAAAGCACCCTACATACATGCCTCATACCGCTGGGAGGTACCAGGCTAAGCGATTCAGGAAGGCCCAGTGCCCAATTGTAGAAAGGTTGACCAACTCACTAATGATGCATGGGCGTAATAATGGGAAGAAGCTGATGGCTGTCAGAATCATGAAACATACCATGGAAATCATTCATTTGCTCACAGATCAGAACCCAATTCAAGTTATTGTTGATGCTGTGATCAACAG TGGACCTAGAGAAGATGCGACCAGGATTGGTTCTGCTGGTGTCGTCAGACGTCAAGCAGTTGATATCTCACCCCTCCGTCGTGTTAATCAGGCCATTTATCTCCTTACAACTGGTGCTAGGGAGAGTGCTTTTAGGAATATTAAAACCATAGCTGAATGCCTCGCTGATGAACTCATCAATGCCGCCAAAGGGTCATCTAACAG CTACGCAATCAAGAAGAAGGATGAGATCGAGAGAGTGGCAAAGGCCAATCGTTGA
- the LOC140968742 gene encoding elongation factor 1-gamma 2-like isoform X1 — MALVLHATSTNKNAFKALIAAEYTGVKVELAKDFEMGVSNKTSEFLKMNPIGKVPVLETPDGAIFESNAIARYVACLKPDNPLYGSSLIDYGHIEQWIDFAATEIDVNISRWLYPRLGFVQYIPPSEDIAVSALKRSLGALNTHLATNTYLVGHGVTLADIVVTCNLFLGFKLIMTKSFTSEFPHVERHFWTLVNQPNFKKFLGDVTQAESIPPVTSKKPSQPQEPAKPKAKEEPKKEIKKEEVKPKEVAEEEAPKPKPKNPLDLLPPSKMILDEWKRLYSNTKTNFREVAIKGFWDMYDPEGYSLWFCDYKYNDENTVSFVTLNKVSGFLQRMDLARKYAFGKMLIIGSGGPFKVKGLWLFRGTEIPQFVLDECYDMELYDWAKVDISDEAQKERASQMIEDAEPFEGEPLLDAKCFK, encoded by the exons ATGGCTCTG GTTTTGCATGCCACTAGCACAAACAAAAATGCCTTTAAGGCATTAATTGCGGCAGAGTATACTGGGGTGAAGGTTGAACTGGCAAAGGATTTTGAGATGGGTGTGTCTAATAAGACTTCTGAGTTTCTTAAGATGAATCCTATAGGAAAG GTTCCTGTGCTCGAAACACCTGATGGAGCAATATTTGAAAGCAATGCAATTGCTCGCTATG TTGCTTGTTTGAAGCCCGATAACCCTTTGTATGGCTCTTCTCTAATTGATTAT GGACACATTGAGCAGTGGATTGATTTTGCTGCTACCGAGATTGACGTGAATATTTCACGCTGGTTGTACCCAAGACTTGGTTTTGTACAGTATATTCCACCT TCGGAGGATATCGCAGTTTCAGCATTGAAAAGATCTTTGGGAGCTCTGAACACCCATCTTGCCACTAATACCTACTTGGTTGGGCATGGTGTCACACTGGCTGACATAGTTGTGACATGTAACCTATTTTTGGGATTTAAGTTGATCATGACCAAGAGCTTTACCTCGGAATTTCCACATGTGGAAAGGCACTTTTGGACCTTGGTTAATCAGCCAAATTTTAAGAAGTTTTTGGGTGACGTGACACAAGCTGAATCTATTCCACCGGTTACATCCAAAAAGCCCTCACAACCACAGGAACCTGCAAAACCCAAGGCAAAGGAGGAACCAAAGAAGGAGATTAAGAAAGAAGAAGTGAAGCCTAAAGAAGTAGCCGAGGAAGAAGCACCAAAGCCAAAACCAAAGAATCCTTTGGATCTTTTGCCTCCAAGTAAGATGATACTAGATGAATGGAAGAGGCTTTACTCAAACACCAAGACTAACTTCCGTGAGGTTGCCATCAAAG GGTTTTGGGACATGTATGATCCAGAGGGATACTCTCTTTGGTTCTGTGACTACAAATACAACGATGAAAACACAGTCTCATTTGTTACTTTGAACAAGGTGAGTGGGTTTCTTCAGCGAATGGATTTGGCTCGCAAGTACGCATTTGGGAAGATGTTAATCATTGGTTCTGGGGGCCCATTCAAGGTGAAGGGACTTTGGCTTTTCCGTGGTACAGAAATTCCTCAGTTTGTTCTGGATGAGTGTTATGATATGGAACTGTATGATTGGGCTAAGGTGGATATAAGCGATGAAGCTCAAAAGGAACGTGCGAGTCAGATGATTGAAGATGCTGAACCTTTTGAAGGCGAGCCTCTGTTGGATGCGAAGTGCTTCAAGTGA
- the LOC140968734 gene encoding DNA mismatch repair protein MLH1 isoform X3: MNPSLVQLLKIENLFYNMTARRKTLQNSADDYPKIVDLICRFAIHHKSVSFSCRKHGATRADVHSVATSSRLDAIRSVYGLSVAQQLMIIEASDDDPSSSIFKMEGLISNFNYIAKKATVVLFINDRLVECGALKRAIEIVYAATLPKASKPFIYLSIKLPPEHIDVNVHPTKREVSLLKQEVIIEKIQSVIESKLRNSNESRTFQEQQRMDSTSSVSMTESKDSPSHPSTSGSKSQKVPVHKMVRTDSQDPAGRLHAYLQIKPCSNQKGSSLLTSVRSSVRQRRNPRETADLSSIQQLAKEIDSCCHSELQDIVGHCTYIGMADDVFALLQHNTHLYLVNVVNLSKELIYQQVLRRFAHFTAIQLSDPAPLSELIMLALKEEDLDPEGNEDAELKEKIAEMNTELLKQKAELLEEYFGIYIDSSGNLSRLPIVLDQYTPDMDRVPEFILCLGNDVEWEDERTCFQTIAAAIGNFYAFHPPLLPNPSDDGLKFYKRDSSDGHEMRDTTKNSDSVKEDIDHELLSEAENAWAQREWSIQHVLFPSMRLFLKPPTSMATNGTFVKVASLEKLYKIFERC; encoded by the exons ATGAACCCAAGCCTTGTGCAGCTGTTAAAG AtcgaaaatttattttacaacATGACTGCTCGGAGGAAAACGCTACAGAATTCTGCTGATGACTATCCCAAAATAGTGGACTTAATATGTAGGTTTGCAATCCATCACAAAAGTGTAAGCTTCTCTTGTAGAAAG CATGGAGCTACTAGAGCAGATGTTCACTCAGTTGCTACATCTTCAAGGCTTGACGCAATCAGGTCTGTTTACGGGTTGTCAGTTGCTCAACAGCTGATGATCATAGAAGCTTCTGATGACGATCCATCGAGTTCGATTTTCAAAATGGAaggtttgatatcaaattttaattacatAGCAAAGAAGGCAACTGTGGTGCTTTTTATCAATG ATAGACTGGTGGAGTGTGGTGCTTTAAAGAGGGCaattgaaattgtttatgctGCAACATTGCCGAAAGCATCAAAACCATTCATTTACTTGTCAATCAAATTACCGCCTGAGCACATTGATGTGAATGTGCACCCAACAAAGAGAGAG GTAAGCCTACTGAAACAAGAAGTTATAATTGAGAAGATACAGTCTGTCATAGAATCCAAACTAAGGAACTCTAATGAGTCACGGACATTTCAAGAGCAG CAGAGAATGGATTCGACATCTTCTGTTTCTATGACTGAGAGCAAAGATTCCCCTAGTCACCCTTCAACTTCTG GTTCAAAGTCGCAAAAGGTTCCAGTGCACAAAATGGTACGGACAGATTCGCAGGATCCTGCCGGAAGGTTGCACGCATACTTGCAAATTAAACCTTGTAGCAATCAAAAAGGAAGTTCTCTCTTGACCTCTGTGAG GTCTTCTGTCAGGCAAAGGAGGAACCCCAGGGAAACTGCAGATCTTTCTAGCATTCAGCAACTTGCTAAAGAGATTGATTCTTGTTGTCACTCTG AGTTGCAGGATATTGTTGGTCATTGTACATATATTGGGATGGCTGACGATGTCTTTGCTCTGCTTCAGCACAATACACACCTTTATCTCGTTAATGTGGTAAACTTGAG caaagaacttatttaccaGCAAGTCTTACGGCGGTTTGCCCATTTTACTGCAATTCAACTGAGCGATCCGGCTCCATTGTCAGAACTGATAATGCTTGCACTGAAAGAGGAGGATTTGGATCCAGAAGGCAATGAAGATGCTGAACTAAAGGAAAAGATTGCTGAA ATGAATACGGAACTACTTAAGCAAAAGGCTGAATTGCTGGAGGAGTATTTTGGCATTTATATTGATTCAAGTGGTAATTTGTCCAGGCTTCCAATTGTACTTGACCAGTACACTCCAGACATGGACCGTGTTCCGGAGTTCATTCTTTGTCTGGGCAATGAT GTTGAATGGGAAGACGAGAGAACTTGTTTTCAAACAATCGCTGCTGCTATTGGGAATTTCTATGCCTTTCATCCTCCGTTGTTGCCTAATCCATCAGACGATGGTTTGAAGTTTTACAAGAGAGATTCCTCTGATGGTCATGAAATGAGAGATACCACAAAAAATTCTG ATAGTGTGAAGGAAGACATTGACCATGAACTACTTTCGGAGGCTGAGAACGCGTGGGCTCAGCGTGAATGGTCAATTCAACATGTTTTATTTCCCTCCATGAGACTTTTTCTGAAGCCTCCTACTTCAATGGCTACAAATGGAACATTTGTCAAG GTGGCTTCACTGGAgaagctttataaaatttttgaaagatgCTAA